In Opitutaceae bacterium, the sequence GTGCGGATCCGACCGTCGCGCGATTCAAACAAATCGTTGTGTTCGGATCCTCGGAGACGGGTGCCCGCAAATCCACTGCCGACCTCAAACCCCTTTGTCGCCGGCAGTGAAAGCATCGCCTTGGCAAGGTCGGCCTCAAGCCGGTCAAACACCGGTTCTCCGAGCCCAGCCGGTACGCCCCGCACACGGCACTCGATCACACCCCCAACGGAGTCCCCCTCGCTTCGAACGGCCTTGATCCGTTCAATCATTGCGGCCGCTGTCACCGCATGCGGGCACCGCACTGGCGATGCCTCGACTTCCGCAAGACTGGGAAAATTCAGAATACCATCCGTCGGAACGGAAATATCGTGAATTTGCGTTATGAATGCGCGGATCTCAACCCCATCGGCATTCGCCCCCCGGGGGATCGCCAACAGCTTCTTTGCAATAGCCCCAGCGGCCACCCGGGCAATTGTTTCGCGCGCCGAGCTTCGGCCGCCTCCATTGGGATCACGGATTCCAAACTTTGTCTGATAGGTGAAGTCCGCATGCGAGGGGCGAAACTTGTCGGCCATCTCGGAGTAGGCGCTCGGGCGGTGGTCCGTGTTTCGCACCCAAAGCGCCAATGGTGCCCCGGTGGTTTTTCCCTCAAACACGCCCGACAGGATCTCCACCGTGTCAGCCTCCTTCCGAGGTGTCACTATGTCGCTCTGCCCCGGGCGCCGCCTGTCGAGGTCACGCTGAATTTCCTGCGGAGTGATTGGAAGGCGCGGTGGACAGCCGTCGATGACCACGCCAATCCCCGGACCATGGCTTTCCCCCCAGGTCGAGATAGTGAATAGCTTTCCGAAACTATTGGGCATTTCAGCGCAAAACCGTGGATTCCGAAATTCCTGCTCGCAAGGGCTAACTCGTGGAAACCATTTTCCTTTCCGCGGTCTCAAACGGGTTACCCGACAACGGCGTTTACATTCCATGGAGTTTTCTTCAATCCCTTTACCTTTACTTTCCCATCGCTCGACCGATGGCTGACCAATCCCAGTTTGCATGACCTTCCGCCTGCTGCCCATAGCTGCCTTCACCTTCGCCGTGGTCGGGTTTGCCCAGGAAACCACGACGAATGCTCCCGCCCAGCACGGAAGTCTGAGTTCATTGGTCATCAACGATGAGTTGTTTGAATCGCTGAAGGTGCCAGACCTGACAATCGAGTCGGCCCTGCAACTCATTGAGCAATGGACGGGCCGGACGGTGATCCGCCCCGCCGCGCTGCCGACAACACAGATGTCGTTCTCCTTTTCGCGCCCAATGATGAAATCCGAGGCCTTTCTGGCGCTCGAATCCATCCTCAGCATGAATCAGATCGGCCTGGCTCCGATGGGGGATCGGTTCATCAAGGTTGTTCCCCTGCCCAATGTGCGGACCGAAGCGCCACGCATGATCGAAGGCCGCGCACTCGATCTGCCCTCGAGCGGCATCATCATGACCAAGCTGTTCCACCTGGATTTTCTGCGGGCATCGGAGTTCGGTCCCCAACTGACCCAGTTTCTGAACCCACAGCTCGGCGGTCCGGTCATTTTCGACAAGACCAACGCAGTCATGATCACGGATTCGGTGGCGACGCTTCAGCGGATCGAAACCCTGCTCGACAAGCTCGACAAACCCGTCACCGAGAACCTCACCCCGAAATTCTACCAACTCCAGTACGCAAAGGCATCGCTGCTCGTGAACCAGCTCCGCACCATGCTGCAAGGCGTGCTTCAGAATCAGCTTGGAACAGCAACGAGCTATTCCGCGGATGACCGCACCAACCAGGTTATTGTGATCTCCGATCCGAGGCAGCACGCCTTCTTCGACAGCCTGATCAGGAAACTCGACGTGAAGGCGGATCCGACGACTCGCAACGAGGTCATCCATCTGAAGCACGCGAACGCCAAGGAGGTTGCCTCGCTGCTCAGCCAGCTCGTCAGCGGACAAAATCAGGCGGCTTCCAAGGCCGGCCAGCAGTCCGTGCGACCCAACCAGACCGGCCCCGGTGCCGCGATCGTCGGACCACCCGTCCCCGCCGCCCCGTCCCCGGCAATGCCGACAAACATCACGCTTCCGTCAAACCTTCTCGAGGGCTCCACCGAGTTCAGCACGCTGGTCACGATTCTCCCGGATGAGCGGTCCAATTCCGTGATCATCTCCGGCACGCTCGGCGACATCCAGCTCATCTCCGATCTGGTCGCCAAGATTGACATTCTCCTCGCCCAAGTGCGAATCGAGGTCGTCATCGCAGAGGTCTCCAGCGAAAATTCCGACGCCACCGGCATCAATGCGCTTGGACTCAAGTTTGAAGGCAACAAGCTCACGGGCTTCGTGACCAACGGCCCCGGCTTCGGCATTGGCGGGGAGGCGGGCACCGACGGCAGCCCCGCCGGTTTCGCCAGCATCACCCGCGGTGACGGCGGATACAGTCTCGCAGGCATCCTGGCGCTGACCGCCAACAGCGTGAAGTCGAAGGTCACCATCCTCGCCAACACAACGCTGGCCACCACGCACAACAAGAAGGCGGAGATTTTTGTGGGGGAATCCCGCCCGGTCTTTGGTCAAATCCAGGCGCTCGACACCATCGGCACCGGCACTTCGGCAAACTCGGCCGCGCTTCGCTCGAGCATCACCCAGCAGGAGGCTGGTATCAAGATGGCCATTACACCGCTCATCGGAGCGGACGGCACCGTGCAGCTCGAAATCGAACAGACCTTCAACGCATTCGGACTCGACGTTCCCCTCGGGGACGGGCTCCAGCAGCCGTCCATCAACAAACGCGAGGCAAAATCCTTCCTCAATGTGGGCGACAGGGAGATCGTGGCGCTCGGCGGCTACCAGAACAGCACCATCAGCAAGTCGCGCAGCCGGCTGGGTCCGATCCCGATCCTCGGCGACCTGCTTGGCCCGCGCTCCGCATCGGTGAAGCGCACCGAATTGATGGTGTTCATTCGTCCGCATGTCATCCGCACAGTCGAGGAGACCACCGAGGACGCCATGGCCAAGATTCAGACCTCGAGTGATCCCGTTGCCGTCAAGCGTTCCCTCGACCTGCCCACTACCTTGCCCTCAAGTGATTCGAAGACAGGATCCGGGTCGACTCCGTCTTCGGGCGATTCGAATCTGCGTCGTCCCTAGTCGGTCGGTTGCGTCGCTCGATGGTGGAAACCCAGCGCCTCGTCACCCGGATGCGTTTGTCATGATCACGCCCACGCCCATTTCCGATTCAGTTCCGCAATCCCTGCTCGATGCGCTTTCCCCCGCGGATATTCAGACCGTCAATGAAGCTCCGCGC encodes:
- the aroC gene encoding chorismate synthase translates to MPNSFGKLFTISTWGESHGPGIGVVIDGCPPRLPITPQEIQRDLDRRRPGQSDIVTPRKEADTVEILSGVFEGKTTGAPLALWVRNTDHRPSAYSEMADKFRPSHADFTYQTKFGIRDPNGGGRSSARETIARVAAGAIAKKLLAIPRGANADGVEIRAFITQIHDISVPTDGILNFPSLAEVEASPVRCPHAVTAAAMIERIKAVRSEGDSVGGVIECRVRGVPAGLGEPVFDRLEADLAKAMLSLPATKGFEVGSGFAGTRLRGSEHNDLFESRDGRIRT
- a CDS encoding type II secretory pathway, component PulD; the protein is MTFRLLPIAAFTFAVVGFAQETTTNAPAQHGSLSSLVINDELFESLKVPDLTIESALQLIEQWTGRTVIRPAALPTTQMSFSFSRPMMKSEAFLALESILSMNQIGLAPMGDRFIKVVPLPNVRTEAPRMIEGRALDLPSSGIIMTKLFHLDFLRASEFGPQLTQFLNPQLGGPVIFDKTNAVMITDSVATLQRIETLLDKLDKPVTENLTPKFYQLQYAKASLLVNQLRTMLQGVLQNQLGTATSYSADDRTNQVIVISDPRQHAFFDSLIRKLDVKADPTTRNEVIHLKHANAKEVASLLSQLVSGQNQAASKAGQQSVRPNQTGPGAAIVGPPVPAAPSPAMPTNITLPSNLLEGSTEFSTLVTILPDERSNSVIISGTLGDIQLISDLVAKIDILLAQVRIEVVIAEVSSENSDATGINALGLKFEGNKLTGFVTNGPGFGIGGEAGTDGSPAGFASITRGDGGYSLAGILALTANSVKSKVTILANTTLATTHNKKAEIFVGESRPVFGQIQALDTIGTGTSANSAALRSSITQQEAGIKMAITPLIGADGTVQLEIEQTFNAFGLDVPLGDGLQQPSINKREAKSFLNVGDREIVALGGYQNSTISKSRSRLGPIPILGDLLGPRSASVKRTELMVFIRPHVIRTVEETTEDAMAKIQTSSDPVAVKRSLDLPTTLPSSDSKTGSGSTPSSGDSNLRRP